GAGGAACTGGACGACGTGGACCGGATCGACGACGAGAGGTACGTGACCGCCGCGCTCGTCACCACGTGCGGGGGCAACCCGGACCGCCTCGCCGCCCCGTCGTCGCCGCTCACCGACGCGGCCGCGCGCGTACGCGCGCTCGACCTGGCCCAGGCCCGCGGCGCGCGACAGGAGGCCTTCGCGGAACGGCTGTTGGCGGACCCGGCGGCCGTACGAGCACGGGTGCGCCGCACCCTCGAACTGTGTGCCGAGGCCTTCTTCGACGCCGCCTGGGCCGACGTCGCCGTACAGCTCGCCACCGACCTGCGCCTCAAGAACGACCTGTTGAAGCACCAGGGCCTCGGGGCGGCGCTCGCCTCGGTGTCCGGCGCGGTCGCGCTGGCACCGGAGGGGGACCGCATCGTCGTCGACAAACTCCAGGACAAGGCGACCACCGCCCGGGACACCGGGGTCACCTTCATCCCCAGCGTCTTCGGCAGCCCGCACCTGGTGGTGGTGCACGCGCCGGGGTGGCAGCCGGTGGTGCAGTACCCCGTCGCCGAGCCGAACCCGTCCCCGGCAGTGCCGGTACCGCTGGAGACGGTCACCCTCCGGCTTGAGGCACTCGCCCATCCGGTACGGCTACGGCTGTTGCGCACCCTGGCCCGCGGCCCGCACACCACCGGCGAGCTGGCCCACATCTGGGAACTCTCGCCCCCGGAGGTCTCCCGCCACCTCGCCGTCCTGCGCCGGGCGGACCTGCTCACCGCCCGGCGACACGGCCGCTACGTCCGCTACACCCTCAACCTGCCCGATCTGACCGCACTGGGCACGGACTTGCTGGCCGCCGTACTGCGGTGAGGCTCGCCACGGGCCGAACCACTCGCCAACCGGCCGCCTCTCGCCAACCGGCCTCTCACCAAACCGCCCCTCACCAAGCGGCGGGAAACACCGGCGCCGCCCACCGCGGCGGCTCGGGCGGGCGCCGGTCCACCGGTGCGGTACGTGCCTCGGCGGCACCTACCGCAGGACGTACCGCTCCCCTCCCCGCCCCCGTCCGCCCCGCAGCCCTCAACTCCCGTACGAACGCGCGGCAGCTGTCCTGTCGGTCGGCCGGTGACTTGGCGAGCGCGCGGGCGAACGGCTCGTCGACGGCGGGCGGCAGGTCGGGGCGCAGGGTGGTCGGCGGTGGGGCGGGGTCGAACTGGTGGGCCCAGAGCAGGGCCATGTCGTCGTCGCGACGGAACGGCGGGGCACCGGTCAGCATTTCGAAGGTGACGCAGGCGAGGCTGTAGACGTCGCAGCGGCCGTCCACCGGGCGGCCCGCGATCTGCTCGGGTGCGACGTAGTCGAGAGTGCCGACGAACTGGCCCACCCTGGTGAACCCGGTCAGCGAGAGCGAGCGTTTGGTGAGGCCGAAGTCGGTGAGGTAGGCGTACTCGCCGCCCTCGGAGGCTTCGTGGTCGGGGCCGTGGCCGGAGCCGGAGCCGCCCGGGGCGTCGGCGTGGTCGAGGTCGCCGGTGTCGTCCGGGTCGTCGGCGATGAGGACGTTGCCGGGCTTGACGTCGCGGTGGACCAGTTGGTGCGCGTGCGCGGCGTCCAGCGCGGAGGCCACCTGGAGGGCGATCCGGCAGGCCGTCTCCAGCGGGAGCCGGCCGGTGCGGTCGAGCAGGGCCCGCAGGTCGCTGCCCCGTACGTAGCGCATGGCGATGTACAGGACGCCGTCCGCCTCGCCCGCCTCGAAGACCGGCACGATGTGCGGATGGTCGATCGCGGCGGCCACCCGCGACTCCTGGACGAAACGGCCGCGGAAGGTGTCGTTGCGGGCCAGTTCGGGGGCGAGCAGTTTGACCGCGACGGTGCGGCCGAGGCGCAGGTCGCGGGCCCGGTAGACGACCGCCATCCCGCCGTGCCCGATCTCCTCCTCCAAGCGGTACCCGGCGATCCGGTGCCCGCTCATCCCGCCGCTGGTCACGAGGGCCCGTCCGTACCGGTCCGGCGCGGGCCGTGCTCCACCGCGAAGACGGACAGCGCGGCGCCGTCGCAGTAGCACCAGCGCTCGTGGCGTACGTCGTACACCCACAGCGCGTCGCCGTCGACCACGACTCCGACGCGCAGCCCCCGGGTCCGCTCGGCGAAGGTTCCGGAGTCCACGCGGCCCGCGGCGAGATCCTCCGCGAGGGTGCGGTAGCGGTCCAGGGACTCGGCCGCCTCGGCGAGCAGCGGGCGTGGGTCCGCGGTACGGGCCGGGGGCGCGCCTGGCGCCGGGGGTCCCTGCGGCAGCGGCAGCAGGAGGCGCCCGTCGACCCAGGCCGACCAGCCGTTGGAACACAGCGCGTGGGCCCAGTCACCCCGCCGGTCGACGACCACCACGGGCAGCAGCGGGTCCAGCGGCGGCAGCGGCTGGGCACCGTCGGGCGCCGCCCAGGTCGGCAGACCCTGCGGTGGTACGACATGGCTGGGCAGGAAGTCGGCTGTGGTCACGGGCGGCTCCTGGCCGGTGGCGGCCGTGCGCGCGAGGGCCGCGGGGCGGTCCTCGCCTG
This is a stretch of genomic DNA from Streptomyces sp. NA04227. It encodes these proteins:
- a CDS encoding helix-turn-helix domain-containing protein yields the protein MTLRIDIGGLPSGGLRFAASPLAELTAMLHVLAEPGHHPRFAARAAGIWAGLAPELAERLREAEFLWRSSQADFLIPARPRPTLAEELDDVDRIDDERYVTAALVTTCGGNPDRLAAPSSPLTDAAARVRALDLAQARGARQEAFAERLLADPAAVRARVRRTLELCAEAFFDAAWADVAVQLATDLRLKNDLLKHQGLGAALASVSGAVALAPEGDRIVVDKLQDKATTARDTGVTFIPSVFGSPHLVVVHAPGWQPVVQYPVAEPNPSPAVPVPLETVTLRLEALAHPVRLRLLRTLARGPHTTGELAHIWELSPPEVSRHLAVLRRADLLTARRHGRYVRYTLNLPDLTALGTDLLAAVLR
- a CDS encoding serine/threonine-protein kinase; this encodes MSGHRIAGYRLEEEIGHGGMAVVYRARDLRLGRTVAVKLLAPELARNDTFRGRFVQESRVAAAIDHPHIVPVFEAGEADGVLYIAMRYVRGSDLRALLDRTGRLPLETACRIALQVASALDAAHAHQLVHRDVKPGNVLIADDPDDTGDLDHADAPGGSGSGHGPDHEASEGGEYAYLTDFGLTKRSLSLTGFTRVGQFVGTLDYVAPEQIAGRPVDGRCDVYSLACVTFEMLTGAPPFRRDDDMALLWAHQFDPAPPPTTLRPDLPPAVDEPFARALAKSPADRQDSCRAFVRELRAAGRTGAGRGAVRPAVGAAEARTAPVDRRPPEPPRWAAPVFPAAW